The Polypterus senegalus isolate Bchr_013 chromosome 1, ASM1683550v1, whole genome shotgun sequence genomic sequence AGATTCCCCTTGTTACCCTTAGCCAGATTAAGCCGGTTTGAGAATGGCATGCGCCCAATGCTTGCTAGCAATGGAATCAGCTCACATACGACCCTGCTCTGAAAAAAGGACGGATGCACCATTGCAATCCTCCAACAAGTGCACGTTCTTTTGAGCGATGGCCCCCGCTTGAGTGGATATGGATTGATGCCTAATTGCGCTCCCCTCAGGTTTGGTTCCGGTGCTACTGGGATAAGTTGAACCTGTCCGTAATTATTTAATGGAATAAGCAGCTCCAAAAATTAACTGATGGCCAAACGCCCATTTCCAACCCCATTGATTGATGCGCTTAAGTTCATTTTGCTGTAAACTTTTTAGGGGTGCTCTTTTACAAGATTCCCCAGTAGTTCAGATTTTTTGGAAAATGGTATTAATACTGCCCAGGTGAAGGATATAGCGATAAATTATACgtaaagacatatatatatatatatatatatataaatatatatatatatatatatatagagagagagagagagagagagagagagagagagagagagagagagagagagagagtatatatatacacagatacatatatactgtgtgtatatatatatatatatacacagatacatatatactgtgtgtatatatatatatatatatatatatatatatatatatatatatatatatatatatatatatatatatatatatatatatatatatatatacatacatataacatatatgcagtatacatataaaacaaaacGGTAGACTAGACAGTTGGCACACTTCCAGTTGTTCGGTCTTCTGTaagaatgaagaacaaaaaaaagacacCGCAGCCACCAACACTTAGCCCCACTCCTCACATCCCGTCtcgtcagaaagaaaaaaaagagcagcGCGCCTGGAGTGTTTCGCGTCATCGCCTTCCAGGCACCGACTATTTAAATTCCGCAGAAGTGCAAAGCGAGCACACTTACGGCGCACTGACGAAACAAGACGGCCGCTTTGCTAAAAAAAAGTCCTCTTCGTCCTCCAGGAATCAGCAGCGGTTGTGGAAGTGTAAGTAACAGTCTTATTCAGACCTGCATATTAGAAAGCGATTTGTAGGAATAAAATGATTTGAAGATTTTTTAAGGTGCAAGCATGTATTTAACTCGCATGTTTAAAATTTTGCATCGCTTAATTTAGTTCTTGTTCGCATATCAGGTTGCACTGCGCCAATATCTGGTCAATCCAAGAGCGGACACCATTAATGTCGATTTGGGTTGGACACTCTGTACATCTTTGGAATAAAAAAGATAcatcatcaaatttaaaaaaatgttaatcatCAGAAAGCCCGCTCAGATCACCATGACTGGAACGTAAACTCGTTTAGATGTCAGACAGCTGTACTAACCCCTACGCCACATTGCTACCCGGCGCAAGGTCAGTAACACTGTCTTTAATGCGCTTATTGGGTTTACATCATCCTAGGTATTTTCATAATTAATTTATACATAAATAGCACTTTTTAAATggtgtgtgtctgtttttttaactCCTACTTTCAAAAATAGTAAATGATCCACAAACTCTGCAGCCCTCTTTGCTTCACCGTTTTAGACAGGCAAGCCGAAGTAGTTTTTTTGCAGGCGTTGTTTTATCATATCGCGCTCATCAAGCTTGACTAATTCGCTATGTACACATTCCCCcagtgttgtatgtatgtatgtatgtatgtatgtatgtatgtatgtatgtatgtgtatgtatgtatgtatgtatgtatgcatgtatgtatatgtatgtatgtatttatttattttcatcttgACAGAACGTTTTTTTCTGACATCCGCAAAACCCACACGTTAAATTGACTGTGAACTCAAAAGTCACCTTAGTGCGCGTGCAGGAATGTGGCCGGCGATTAACGGTTTGTTTTCTGCGTTGCGCGCGTAGCTCCTGGCTTATGGTTTCTAAAGTCTCTGTAAAACAGTAAGCGGCCTTAAAAATGACTAGCACATGCCATTAAATTGGAGCATTGCATATCACAATTCGATCATAAAtggactggcaaaaaaaaaaaaaaacggttacTCACAGCTTTCAAAAAGGACTGTACGGTAACTTCATCATATTGGATTTTTATAGTTGAATTTTAATCCGctatgatataatataatatataatataatgacaCATTAATCTACAGTTTctaatttgaattaaaataagaaaccAACCAAAAATATTTAGGAAAGTGTAGTGctgaaaataaattacatataaCCCAAGTGTTGGATGCACTTGTTCTCTCAAATAATTGAGATCTTTTCCCCCGCACAGGTCAAATCCGGAACTGCAGCCCCCATGCTTATAATGGCTGTGTTAAACGCTACAGAGTTCGCCATCGCCCCCTCAGTGACTGGCAGTTCTGCAGCTCCTGGCACAGTTAACATGAAGGAAAGGGGACACGAGTATCTCTACATTCTTATAGTGCTGTCCTTCTATGGAATATTCCTATTGGGGATTATGCTCTTCTATATGAGATCtaagaagagagagaggaatATGTTTCTACTGTATGAGGAAGAAGAGAAGGCATGGGGGGGAGTAGTGAAGAAACACAGTCTTCCCACTATCTCTGGCCTCCGAGGTGTCCACCTCTCCTTGCTCCCTGGCTTCGGTGCCTTATCTGATGGGATGGTGCCATCAGCATTCTCCTGTACACTGTGCACGCTGGAGGAAAGCAGCAACAGTTCGGTGTGCTCCTCACCAGACCTGCACCCTGCAATTGAGGAAGAAGAGTCCGACATTGGCATTGGTGAACCCTCACA encodes the following:
- the kcne4 gene encoding potassium voltage-gated channel subfamily E member 4 isoform X2, coding for MLIMAVLNATEFAIAPSVTGSSAAPGTVNMKERGHEYLYILIVLSFYGIFLLGIMLFYMRSKKRERNMFLLYEEEEKAWGGVVKKHSLPTISGLRGVHLSLLPGFGALSDGMVPSAFSCTLCTLEESSNSSVCSSPDLHPAIEEEESDIGIGEPSQALLPHSLEAINEMAC
- the kcne4 gene encoding potassium voltage-gated channel subfamily E member 4 isoform X1, with translation MVKSGTAAPMLIMAVLNATEFAIAPSVTGSSAAPGTVNMKERGHEYLYILIVLSFYGIFLLGIMLFYMRSKKRERNMFLLYEEEEKAWGGVVKKHSLPTISGLRGVHLSLLPGFGALSDGMVPSAFSCTLCTLEESSNSSVCSSPDLHPAIEEEESDIGIGEPSQALLPHSLEAINEMAC